One Candida dubliniensis CD36 chromosome 1, complete sequence genomic region harbors:
- a CDS encoding vesicular-fusion ATPase, putative (Similar to S. cerevisiae SEC18;~Similar to C. albicans SEC18), translated as MIMEKLGFHKVSNSPSSPSQPKITHNRPIPHPQSPPVPKRPLSEPLKKQLLVDNSPGNDVVIANCVAVNAQDFQNIPDRAPVILDGVFVYSIAKDDRVRPGTIGLAGNMRTWGKWSLGQPVQIENYNIFHNGQQQQYLGAIDLSIDFRAKARANSNPINHDELVTLFLKNYENQILQPTQVIYMEYTGIYFQIRVNNVQIIDVNTKDQLPSFKDSDDINTKGILIKSTDVGFYPFEGSIINLTKPKTLKQRMFGGSTPHRASRKKQIINPDFKLEDLGIGGLDAEFQDIFRRAFNSRILPPELAEKLDYKHCKGLLLFGPPGTGKTLIARKLSKMLNGKEPKIVNGPEMLSKYVGASEENIRNLFKDAEAEYKLKGEDSDLHVIIFDELDSVFKQRGSGKSDGTGVGDNVVNQLLSKMDGVDQLNNILVIGMTNRLDLIDTALLRPGRFEIQIEISLPDEKGRKDIFLIHTKKLSENGILNSDVNFDELSTLTKNFTGAEIEGLCNSAKSYAISRHTKKGSLAQIDPESIAKMKITRDDFLLALNDIRPAFGTDEEDLSQQAQHGIIQFNQTIKNIFEKGQSIIDVVRSSETEHLRSILLYGPPGVGKTSIATTLALNSDFPFIKMLSAETLVGMGELRKIQEIDNVFRDVHKSPLNVLVIDKIENIINYNPIGPRFSNDILQVLMVYLTKKPPKGRRLLIIGTTSQYQVFKHMNLIDSFNDAIAVPPIKHIEEVGKVLDKLGFMNKSQREEILSQLSRYDINIGIKSLIDVLMVSKYSRDTVDEVVNNIVEKMSG; from the coding sequence ATGATCATGGAAAAGCTTGGATTTCATAAAGTATCTAATAGTCCATCATCACCAAGTCAACCCAAAATCACTCATAATCGTCCAATTCCTCATCCTCAATCGCCACCAGTACCAAAAAGACCATTGAGTGAACCATTaaagaaacaattattaGTGGATAATTCTCCTGGAAATGATGTTGTTATAGCCAATTGTGTTGCTGTCAATGCTCAAGATTTCCAAAATATTCCTGATAGAGCTCCAGTTATATTAGATGGAgtatttgtttattctATTGCCAAAGATGATCGAGTTCGTCCAGGAACTATTGGATTGGCAGGTAATATGAGAACTTGGGGTAAATGGTCATTAGGTCAACCTgtacaaattgaaaattataatattttccATAATggacaacaacaacaatatcttGGTGCCATTGATTTACTGATTGATTTTAGAGCAAAAGCTAGAGCTAATCTGAATCCAATTAATCATGATGAATTAGTAacattatttttgaaaaattatgaaaatcaaattttacAACCTACTCAAGTCATTTATATGGAATATACGGggatttattttcaaattagaGTGAATAATGTACAAATCATTGATGTTAATACTAAAGATCAATTACCAAGTTTTAAAGATTCCGATGATATAAATACAAAAGGGATCTTGATTAAATCTACTGATGTGGGATTTTATCCATTTGAAggatcaattattaatttgaCGAAACCGAAAACTTTGAAACAAAGAATGTTTGGTGGATCAACTCCTCATCGTGCTAGTCgtaaaaaacaaattattaatcccgatttcaaattggaaGATTTAGGTATTGGAGGATTAGATGCTGAATTCCAAGATATTTTCCGTCGTGCTTtcaattcaagaattttaCCACCTGAATTGGCAGAAAAATTAGATTATAAACATTGTAAaggtttattattatttggaCCTCCAGGTACTGGTAAAACTTTGATTGCTCGTAAATTATCGAAAATGCTTAATGGTAAAGAACCAAAAATTGTCAATGGTCCAGAAATGTTGAGTAAATATGTTGGTGCATCTGAAGAAAATATTcgtaatttatttaaagatGCTGAAGCagaatataaattaaaaggTGAAGATTCAGATTTACATgttattatatttgatgaattggattCTGTTTTCAAACAAAGAGGATCAGGGAAATCAGATGGCACTGGTGTTGGTGATAATGTtgtcaatcaattattatcgAAAATGGATGGGGTTGaccaattgaataatattttggttATTGGTATGACAAATCGTTtagatttgattgatacTGCTTTATTAAGACCAGGTagatttgaaattcaaattgaaatatctTTACCTGATGAAAAAGGTAGaaaagatatttttttgattcataCTAAAAAATTGAGTGAAAATGGTATATTAAATTCTGATGtcaattttgatgaattaagtACTCTTACTAAAAATTTCACTGGAGCAGAAATTGAAGGATTATGTAATTCAGCTAAATCTTATGCCATATCTCGTCATACTAAAAAGGGATCATTAGCACAAATTGATCCTGAATCAATTGctaaaatgaaaattacTCGTgatgattttcttttagcCCTTAATGATATTCGTCCAGCATTTGGtactgatgaagaagatttatCTCAACAAGCTCAACATGgtattattcaatttaatcaaaccattaaaaatatttttgaaaaaggtCAATCtattattgatgttgttaGATCAAGTGAAACTGAACATTTAAGAagtatattattatatggTCCTCCAGGAGTTGGTAAAACTTCTATCGCTACAACTTTGGCTTTAAATTCTGATTTCCCTTTTATTAAAATGTTATCAGCAGAAACTTTAGTTGGTATGGGAGAACTTCGTaaaattcaagaaattgataatgtttTCCGAGATGTTCATAAATCACCATTAAATGTTTTagtaattgataaaattgaaaatattattaattataatcCTATTGGTCCAAGATTTTCTAATGATATTTTACAAGTTTTAATGGTTTATTTAACGAAAAAACCTCCAAAGGGTAGaagattattaattattggtACTACTTCTCAATATCAAGTTTTTAAACAtatgaatttgattgatagTTTCAATGATGCCATTGCTGTTCCACCAATTAAACatattgaagaagttgGTAAAGTGTTGGATAAATTAGGGTTTATGAATAAATCACAACGTgaagaaattttatcaCAATTATCTCGTTatgatataaatattgGTATTAAAAGTTTAATTGATGTATTAATGGTTAGTAAATATTCACGTGACACGGTTGATGAAGTTGTGAATAACATTGTCGAGAAAATGAGTGGATAA
- a CDS encoding (glucose-repressible genes) transcriptional activator, putative produces the protein MGNNTSTGNYHGSGSNKRQGSNSDSIRKSSASVNYNNSVDSSSDNRVRKSTANKNANSLDEEFSDLILHQVVKNSRTLEAPLQPLPKGEPTDPHHQQSNVYSKHYNQFSDDLIEDEFNELNEGVVETEMGSLQRNIIPDQGFENDPNTTTSSDSTGTYNYSSTLNDDMEIDAPFPHDEDDNDSDDVNKVFPQSRSRTPTPDLTKVDFTKIISQAPPGYDGDTNMNGSIPPPTQMMSAASVARNAHSPLPNSDHPLSHHNHHHQKKNLQQQSLSENPYSSTQAYQQQQGRPSKILKTNQQSQQFLIPIEIKWVNVTKEAIHKIAIIGSFSNWRDVIKMYPSTSHPNEFVTTINLPLGVHKLLYIINNEYRVSDQLPTATDQEGIFFNWFEVIDDTHLFNHSLNQPNHIGASTDYDANIIKYDNPSSELSTTPKYVQPQTWAPRPAGKTDVDKINQKENDLLYKMSKEASSDFEHVEFIEDVDEAAQSQDSLQQQQQLNHHHQQAVNSVDDVAFENTPYQNYELSTSSSSFLQTTSGGQITQKSTEYSSEIPEMFINYDYFKMKPADYELPEPPQLPPHLNNVLLNKMTSTSSSSSSSFATSASHGSGSMTHHLSSISNSSTISGTSLPKSSGLLSTGGGGGSGSGSSSGNVSNTGSYLNNKRPPLRRADSSYYASNKDAYHLSIPNHVILNHLMTTSIKNDVLTVACITRYSGKFVTQIIHSPADTK, from the coding sequence atGGGAAATAATACTTCGACAGGGAATTATCATGGTTCTGGTCTGAACAAACGTCAAGGAAGTAATTCAGATTCAATCAGAAAGTCTTCAGCTTCCGTGAATTATAACAATAGTGTGGATAGTTCGAGTGACAATAGGGTAAGAAAATCAACCGCCAATAAGAATGCAAATTCCCTAGATGAAGAGTTTAGTGATTTAATCTTGCACCAAGTGGTCAAAAACTCCCGCACTCTAGAGGCCCCACTACAACCACTACCAAAAGGAGAACCGACTGATCcccatcatcaacaaagtAATGTTTACTCGAAGCATTATAATCAGTTCAGTGACGATTTAATTGAGGATGAAttcaatgaattgaatgaagGAGTGGTTGAAACAGAAATGGGTTCACTTCAAAGAAACATTATACCTGATCAAGGGTTTGAAAACGATCCAAACACCACAACTTCATCAGACTCTACCGGAACATACAACTATTCATCTACTTTAAATGACGATATGGAAATCGATGCACCTTTCCCGCacgatgaagatgataatgatagcGATGATGTCAATAAAGTGTTCCCGCAAAGTCGGTCAAGAACCCCTACACCGGATTTAACTAAAGTCGACTTTACTAAAATAATAAGCCAAGCACCTCCTGGATATGATGGTGATACCAATATGAATGGTTCTATCCCGCCACCAACTCAAATGATGTCTGCAGCCTCGGTTGCCAGAAATGCTCATTCCCCGTTACCAAATTCCGACCATCCTCTCTCCCACCAcaatcaccaccaccaaaaaaaaaatttgcaaCAGCAACTGTTGTCGGAAAATCCTTACAGCAGCACTCAAgcatatcaacaacaacaaggtCGACCATCTAAAATATTAAAGACCAATCAGCAACTGCAACAGTTTTTAATCCCTATAGAAATTAAATGGGTGAATGTTACAAAAGAAGCTATACATAAAATAGCTATTATTGgatcattttcaaattggaGAGATGTTATCAAGATGTATCCTTCAACTAGTCATCCTAATGAATTTGTTACTACTATTAATTTACCTTTAGGTGTACACAAATTGCTttatattatcaacaatgaaTATCGAGTGAGTGACCAATTACCCACTGCTACTGATCAAGAAggtatatttttcaattggtttGAAGTAATTGATGATACTCATCTTTTCAATCATTCATTAAATCAACCAAATCATATTGGCGCTAGTACAGATTATGATgctaatattattaaatatgaTAATCCATCTTCAGAATTGAGTACAACACCAAAATATGTACAACCACAAACTTGGGCACCTAGACCAGCTGGGAAAACTGatgttgataaaattaatcaaaaagaaaatgatttgCTTTATAAAATGAGTAAAGAGGCATCTTCTGATTTTGAACATGTGgaatttattgaagatgttgatgaGGCTGCTCAATCACAAGATtctttacaacaacaacaacaactcaaCCACCATCACCAGCAAGCTGTTAATTcagttgatgatgttgcTTTTGAAAATACTCCTTATCAAAACTATGAATTATCAACTAGTTCAAGTTCATTTTTACAAACTACTTCTGGTGGACAAATTACTCAAAAATCCACGGAATATTCTTCAGAAATACCAGAAatgtttattaattatgattattttaAAATGAAACCTGCTGATTATGAATTACCTGAACCTCCTCAATTACCACCACATTTAAATAATgtattattaaacaaaatgacatcaacatcttcatcttcatcttcatcatttgcTACTTCTGCTTCTCATGGATCAGGATCAATGACTCATCATTTATCAAGTATTAGCAATAGTAGTACTATTAGCGGTACTAGTTTACCAAAATCACTGGGTTTATTGTCaactggtggtggtggtggtagtggtagtggtagtagtagtggtaaTGTGTCAAATACTGGATCTTATTTGAATAACAAACGTCCACCATTAAGAAGAGCTGACAGTTCATATTATGCATCAAATAAAGATGCTTATCATTTACTGATTCCTAATCATGTAATACTAAATCATTTGATGACTACAAGTATTAAAAATGATGTTTTAACTGTTGCTTGTATAACCAGATATCTGGGTAAATTTGTCACACAAATAATACATTCACCAGCTGATACTAAATAG
- a CDS encoding Protein binding to mRNAs encoding chromatin modifiers and spindle pole body components; involved in longevity, in maintenance of cell wall integrity, and in sensitivity to and recovery from pheromone arrest, putative (Similar to S. cerevisiae MPT5;~Similar to C. albicans MPT5), protein MSFQQQQYLQSNNFYHPPRHSQNLSINSLSSIIEPTTPPNHSSATNGGTFQQQQQQQGDSLQGQSSLLNQQPGLVITPATTATPASTSSATKSSSSLHGRSLSNGATGTFYGNNKLGNVSTGNKSILWDSSNKLNQNLNLPNFSIDNEVLSTPLVVPLAQPQEQQLLPGNNNGTLTSFDDKENMMNKSLISQDFPLASGVGIDKSVVVTNAPKNENEVAAATATAATGSGVSVVGTNSVTRGCTPTSSSSTPSDFAGAVAQQVRFPQKIDKEYLASINKLPLTQLKSEILKLAKDQYGCRFLQKKIDESLVPNYQVRLANFEVIFNQIYSYVYELIVDPFGNYLIQKLIVYCNESNLDLLMEILQYNLFQISINQHGTRALQKIIDSLNNSHQLGLLIKGLKPYIIELIKDLNGNHVIQKILNKYEPPDCQFIYDSIIDDLYIVATHKHGCCVLQKCLNHVTLQQLGEFSRAILKFENFKLLINDQFGNYVLQYLISINSLDINFQIFQNFVNFGISNLCNLKFSSNVVEKFLKNCYANESVNVSFSNLKFELIYIILVSDLNVLINDPYGNYVIQTMIDIMVNPQVNYQNNNIDKLSLVLPDRQDNIIFQSQQKLQIAIIEYWFQNCKIVSSFGKRIQSKINTILNNNVPSSISLNKMHRKSQMNANGEFIVNEFPQPKRQISQPLPLSYRSTSSPAGVGMVMGGTNNVNEYYPKVNLQNRNFSLPTNFYNANANANVNNCNNSGDGNNVNNNVNSNVTTNNNFNVNNNNNNNKNNMNNSVSSFQSGSVSTGPFNNNSNNNNNNSASNSLINVNGNNQGNPSFFGDYAVNKDYLTQQQQQQPQQQSVGVASYADVSHKHQSSISSINLQPAHNTMGHYTTSMAQSYTPPPMQQMPPPGAIPNFYNGVGLPPQMLGHQGPPLPPPPPSLPQQQQQSYQQRQQHQQQQNIAQPIYNNHSHNLSWSSVSSFGGGKTIYGSSNNW, encoded by the coding sequence ATGTCttttcaacaacagcaatatTTACAACTGAATAATTTTTATCACCCACCTCGTCATTCCCAAAACctttcaattaattctttgtCGTCAATTATAGAACCAACTACCCCACCTAATCATTCTTCTGCCACTAATGGTGGTACttttcaacaacagcaacaacaacaaggtGATTCCCTTCAAGGACAACTGTCGTTGTTAAATCAGCAACCAGGTCTTGTTATCACACCGGCAACTACTGCTACACCTGCTTCGACTTCATCGGCGACCAAgtcatcatcgtcattgCATGGACGTAGTTTGTCAAATGGTGCTACTGGTACATTTTATGGTAACAATAAATTGGGCAATGTATCTACTGGTAATAAGTCGATTCTTTGGGATTCgtcaaataaattgaatcaaaatttgaatttgccaaatttttcaattgacaATGAAGTTTTATCGACACCTTTAGTTGTTCCACTTGCTCAACctcaagaacaacaacttttGCCAggcaataataatggtactTTGACTTCATTTGAtgacaaagaaaatatgATGAATAAGTCATTGATTTCACAAGACTTCCCATTGGCTTCCGGTGTTGGTATTGATAAATCTGTTGTTGTCACTAATGCTCCTAAAAACGAAAATGAAGTTGCTGCTGCTACTGCTACTGCTGCTACTGGATCAGGGGTGTCTGTTGTTGGAACGAACTCTGTGACTCGTGGTTGCACTCCTACTTCATCGTCGTCAACACCATCTGATTTTGCTGGTGCAGTGGCCCAACAAGTAAGATTCCCACAAAAGATTGACAAGGAATATCTTGCGTCTATTAACAAGTTGCCATTGACACAATTGAAACTGgaaattttgaaacttGCCAAGGATCAATATGGTTGTCGTTTTTTACAAAAGAAGATTGATGAAAGTTTAGTTCCTAACTATCAAGTTAGGTTAGCTAATTTTGAAGTCATTTTCAACCAAATTTATTCTTATGTAtatgaattgattgttgatCCATTTGgtaattatttgattcaaaaattgattgtgTATTGTAATGAATCtaatttggatttgttgatggaaattttacaatataatttgtttcaaatttctATTAATCAACATGGTACAAGAGCTTTGCAGAAAATCATTGACAGTTTAAATAATTCACATCAATTGggattattaataaaaggTTTAAAACcatatattattgaattaatcAAGGATCTTAATGGTAACCATGTGattcaaaaaatattaaacaaatatgAACCTCCAGATTGTCAATTCATTTATGATTCTAtcattgatgatttatatattgTTGCTACTCATAAACATGGTTGTTGTGTTTTACAAAAATGTCTTAACCATGTTACTTTACAACAATTGGGAGAATTTTCAAGAGctattttaaaatttgaaaatttcaaattgttgattaatGATCAATTTGGGAATTATGTATTgcaatatttgatttctatcaattcattagatatcaatttccaaattttccagaattttgtcaattttggtatttccaatttatgtaatttaaaatttagTTCTAATGtggttgaaaaatttttaaagaattgtTATGCAAATGAATCTGTCAATGTatcattttccaatttgaagtttgaattgatttatattattttggtAAGTGATTTGAATGTTTTAATCAATGATCCATATGGGAATTATGTTATTCAAACAATGATTGATATTATGGTGAATCCACAAgtgaattatcaaaataataatattgacaAATTATCTTTAGTTTTACCCGATAGACaagataatattattttccaactgcaacaaaaattacaaattgCTATAATTGAGTATTGGTTTCAAAATTGTAAGATTGTTTCAAGTTTTGGTAAACGTATTCAATCAAAGATCAATacaattttgaataataatgtaCCATCATCTATTTCTTTGAATAAAATGCATAGGAAATCACAAATGAATGCTAATGGTGaatttattgttaatgAATTTCCTCAACCAAAACGTCAAATTCTGCAACCTTTACCATTGTCGTACCGTAGTACATCGTCTCCAGCTGGTGTGGGTATGGTAATGGGAGGAACCAATAATGTCAATGAATATTATCCTAAAGTTAATCTCCAAAATAGAAACTTTTCATTGCCAACAAACTTTTATAATGCTAATGCTAATGCCAATGTCAACAATTGCAACAATAGTGGTGATGGTAATAAtgtcaataataatgttaatTCCAATGttactactaataataactttaatgtcaacaataataataataataataaaaataatatgaaTAATTCTGTATCATCATTTCAATCTGGTAGTGTTAGTACTGGACcgtttaataataatagtaataataataataataattctgcatcaaattctttaattaaCGTGAATGGAAACAATCAAGGCAATCCGTCATTTTTTGGTGATTATGCTGTTAACAAAGATTACTTgacacaacaacaacaacaacaaccgcAGCAACAATCAGTTGGGGTTGCTTCTTATGCAGATGTATCTCATAAACATCAATCATCGATTTCATCTATCAATCTCCAACCAGCTCACAATACCATGGGGCATTACACTACTAGTATGGCACAAAGCTATACACCACCTCCAATGCAACAAATGCCTCCACCAGGAGCTATACCAAACTTTTACAATGGTGTTGGTTTACCTCCACAAATGCTTGGTCACCAAGGACCACCATtacctcctcctcctccttcACTtcctcaacaacaacaacaatcataCCAACAGagacaacaacatcaacaacaacaaaatattgCTCAACCAATCTACAATAATCATTCTCATAACCTTTCTTGGTCATCTGTTTCATCATTTGGTGGAGGTAAGACAATCTACGGGTCAAGCAATAATTGGTGA